DNA sequence from the Rhizobium lusitanum genome:
TTCCGTTGATGCTGCAGCTTGGCTTCGGAATGTCGGCCGCCGCCGCCGGCCAGATCGCGATTGCGACCGCGCTCGGTTCCATGGCGATGAAGCCATTGCAGGTCAGGATCCTGCGCACGCTCGGCTTCCGCACCGCCTTGCTGATCTTCGGCATCATTGGCACGCTCGGCTACGGGCTTTGCTCGATCTTCCAGCCCGACTGGTCGCTGCCGGTGATCTTTACGATCCTATTCTTCTGCGGCTTCTTCATGTCGTTCCAGTTCACGGCCTACAACACCATCGCCTATGACGAGATCGAACGCGATCAGATGAGCTCGGCGACGAGCTTCTACTCGACGTTCCAGCAGTTGATGCTGTCGCTCGGCATCTGCATCGCTGCCCTTGCCCTGCACGGCTCGATGCAGGCGCGTGGACACGCGACCGCCGAAATGAGCGACTTCTCCGTCGCCTTCATCGTCGTCACCGCAATCGCGCTCCTCGCCGGAATCTGGAATGCTCAATTCTCGCGCACGGCCGGCTCGGAAATCAGCGGTCATCGCAAGAAGCCGCCCGAGGATATGCTCGGCGGGCACTGAAGTCGCACGCGCTGATATCTCCCCCACTCAGCGGAATGACTGAATAAAAAAAGCGCTGATCCAGGGATCAGCGCTTTTTTCGATTCACAACTTGCCTGAATCAAGACAACAAAAAAGGCCGGGGTGACCCGACCTCTTCCTTCATCGCCTCAACGATCTATGCCAGTACATCCGTGGTCAAAGACCGGAGGCAGATGCTTACAGAGATTCCAGCTTATCAGCTGACATCTTGCCCGAACGATTGTCCTTGACAAGCTCGTAGGAAATCTTCTGGCCGTCACGGAGGCTGCTCATTCCAGCGCGTTCAACAGCGGAAATGTGCACGAAAACGTCCGTTGCGCCGTCGTCAGGCTGAATAAAACCAAAACCCTTGGCAGCATTGAACCACTTTACAGTACCTGTGCTCATAACGATGACCTTTCAATCACTCATATAAAGATCGCATTCCAGGTAACCACCTGGGTGCAGTAGACCGATTTTGAGAGGAAGTTCGTCAGTGTCGCGCAGAGTGCGTCGAGGCAAAGTTCATTCAGCAATATCGATGCATGGCTTATAACGGAGGATCGAATTCTCTACAAGGAAAAACATATAAAGCATCGAAAACGACCAAATGTTTCATAAAAATCAGCCCGCGAGACATAAAATCATCACGTCTTGAGAACCAAGATTCGTTGGTATTTTTCCAGATATTTTCCTGGTCCCTGGATCAATTTTCGCAAGATCTATCGGAGTTTTTCTTTCCGTTTCCCCGGTTTTAGCGGCAAGTCCTCGCCTTATTTCTTGGGAGGCGACAGAATTATATCGCCAATACGGATGCCATCCGATACAGGATGGGATTTCTCGCCTTGCAGGCGCGGCGACCATCCGCGCAAATCCGCAAGCAACGCCAACGCCGACACGAACCCTGGAGGCCAACATGGCGCCTAATAAAGACAACCTATTCGGATCCAAGAAACAGGCATCCTTGGTCAAGGCCAGCCAGCTCGACTCCACCGTCAGGGATATCCTGGCCAGTGAGCAGACAATCCGCGAGAAGAAGACAGCGCGCCTGCGCGAGCTTCGCCTGCAGCAGGAAGCATTGCTGCCGCCAGCCGAACCGAAGGCAAAAGCCAAGAAGAAAGCCTCAAAGACATCCGAATAATCTTGAGCCAAACCCGGTCCGCGACGGATCCGATCTGTACCTGCAAGCGAACCCTACGCATTTTGTGAACACAGCCTCCACGGACTGCGCATTGAATTGGTCACAGCTTCCACCCTAAATAGCGACCAGATTTGCAATCCGTTCTGGAGCATCCCATGGTCGCCGGCATCCACCACATCACGCTGATCACCCGCAAGGTGCAGGCGAATGTCGATTTCTACGCAGGCTTTCTCGGCCTGCGGCTCGTCAAGCGCACCGGCGGCTTCGAGGATGCGACGCAACTGCATCTCCTCTATGGCGACGCAACGGGATCGCCGGGATCGCTGATTACTTTCCTCGTCTGGGAAGACGGCGCCCCCGGCCGCGCCGGCGTCGGCCAGGTCGGCGAAATCTCGCTCGCTATCGACCCGATGAGCATCGGCTTCTGGTTAACGCGCACCCTGAGTGCCGGCCTGAAGCCGGAAGGCCCCTCCGAGGAGTTCGGCGAACCGGTCCTTCGCCTGAAGGATCCCGACGGCGTCATCGTCAAGCTGGTCGGCGCGGCAGAGCTGCAATCGCCCGCCCCCTGGGCCAGCGACAAGATCCCGCCCGAACATGCCATCCGGCGCATTCGCGGCGCAACGTTGTTTAGCGAGACGCCCGAGCAGACGCAAAGCCTTCTAGTCAAACATTTCGGCTACCGGCCGCAGGCGGTGAGCGGCGCGATCAGCCGCCTTGTCGCCGAGCCGGGCGACATCATCGACATCCGCGACGCCAGCGGCTTCTGGGCGAGCGCGCCGGGAACGGGCACCGTTGACCATGTGGCATTTCGCGCCGCAGACGATGCCGAACTGCAATCGGTTCACGCCGGGTTGCAGGCGCTCAATTCGTCGCCGACGGTGATGCATGACCGGAAATATTTCCGCTCGCTCTATGTCCGCGAGCCCGGCGGCATCCTGCTCGAGCTTGCAACCGATGCGCCGGGGCCGCTGGTGGATGAAGACGAGGCGACACTCGGCACGCGGCTGTTCGCTCCCGACGACAATCCGGAGCGGTTGGCGGAGCTGAATGTCATCCTGCCGCAGTTCTCGATGCCCGGCGAGCCGCGCGTCATCTATCGCGACCTGCCTTTCACCCATCGCTTCTTCACCCCGCAGGAGCCGAATGGAAACACCTTCATCCTGCTGCACGGCTCCGGCGCCAGCGAGACGACGATGCTGCCAATCGCCCACAAGGTCGATGCACAGGCGACCTTGCTCGGCGTACGCGGCCGCGCGTTGGAAGAGGGCTCACCGCGCTGGTATCGCCGCATCACGCCCTTCTCCTTCGACCAAGCCGATATCGCCAGAGAGGCGGAAGCCTTCGCCGCCTTCATCGACGGCGCGATCCATGCCTACGGTCTCGATCCTGAGCGCATCGTTTATATCGGCTACTCGAACGGCGCCAACCTGCTCAATGCCATGCTCTCGCTCCAGCCGCACGTTATCCGTCGCGCCGTCCTACTGCGCTCCATGGCCGTGCTGGCCGATCCGCCACCGGCCGACATGTCGGACGCTGACGTGCTGATCATCGCCGGTGAGAAAGACATGTACGGCCCATACTCACAACCCCTCGCCGAACGCCTGCGAGCCGGCGGCGCAACGGTGAACCTGCAGACCATCCCCTATGGTCACGAACTGGCCGACGCCGACGTGCCGCTCATCCAAGCATGGTTGAAGCGCTCGAATTGAGCGCTTCACGATGGCAACAGGAAAAGGATTACTTCGACAGCTGCGATAGGAAGAAAGCGGCGGCGCCCTGATGGGCCGCCGCCGCTTGCGGGCCTGACTTCAGGAAGAAATTATGCGCGCCGCCCTGATAGACATTCAGGCTGACTGATCCGCCCAGACCTTGTGCCATCCGCTGCAGTTCCCGTGCGGTTGAGACGGGAAAGACTCGATCGGCCCCTCCCCAGACGATGTAGAGTGGCGGCAGGGAGCGCACCGGCTTCGAATAACCATCCGGAAAGGCGCCGTCGACGAGCACGAGTGCGCCGATATCGGTACTGTCGGCCGAGGCGGCAGCTGCCGTCTGCGCGCCGAGGGATAAGCCAAACACGCCAACCTTGCCGGTATGGTGGGGCTGGTTCTTGAGATAGGAAACCACACCGTGAATCGTTGCGATCCAGTCCTGCCACCGCGTCGCATAGTAGGCAATGCGAGCGGGTGCACTGCCTGCACGGGCAATGGCCTGCTGATCGGCCGGTGAGAGCAGATGGACGAGATAGGCATCGAGGCCGGACGCATTGAAGCTTCGCCCAAGCTCGTCATAGGCGGGCGAAGCAAAGCCATGGCTGCCGCTCAGGATGATCACCGCCGGACGCGAAGCACCTGAACTGCTCACAAAACCTTCGACCAGAACATTGCCGCCAGGTGTCGCCACGTTGAACTGGCTACCATCAGCGGCTCCGGCCTTTCCGCATGCGAGGGACATTAGAAACGTCAAGACGACGGCAAACGTGGCTCGCATGCACCCATACTCCGACAGAGGTGCGCGGATATTGCACAGCTTCTGCCGCCGAATAAAGGGGCGGCGGATGGCCGATACCAACCGGCCGTAAAGATCACCCCTTGAACGTATACTCCGCGATCGACTCCGGCTTCATCTCGATGGAAAAACCGGCCAAGCTTGGCGGCATATAGGCGGCGTCGCGGATGACGCAGGGGTCGATGAAATGTTCGTGCAGGTGGTCGACATATTCGATCACGCGGCCGTCCTTGGTGCCGGAAACGGCGATATAGTCGATCATCGACAGGTGCTGCACATATTCGCAAAGCCCGACGCCACCGGCATGCGGCCAGACCGGCAGGCCGTATTTGGCGGCCACGAGCAGCACGGCGAGAACTTCGTTCAACCCGCCCATGCGGCAGGAGTCGATCTGCACGATGTCGATCGCGCCTTCGGCGATGAACTGCTTGAACATGATGCGGTTCTGGCACATCTCGCCTGTCGCAACCTTCACCGGGCCGATCGCCTGCCGGATCTTGCGATGGCCGGCGACGTCATCGGGGCTAGTCGGCTCCTCGATGAAGAAAGGCTTGGCGAAGGCGAGCTTGTTGACCCAGTCGATCGCCTGCCCGACTTCCCAGACCTGGTTGGCGTCGATCATCAGGTAGCGATCGGGGCCGATGACTTCGCGGGCGATGGTGAGCCGGCGGATATCGTCCTCGAGATCGCGGCCGACCTTCATCTTCACATGGTTGAAGCCGGCATCGATCGCCTCCTGGCACAAGCGGCGTAGCTTGGCATCCTCATAGCCGAGCCAACCGGCCGACGTCGTATAGCAGGCATAGCCCTCGCGCTCGAGGGTGGCGATGCGCTCGGCCTTGCCGGGCTCGGCCTTCGTCAGGATAGCCACCGCCTCATCGCGGGTGAGAACGTCGGTCATGTAACGGTAGTCGACGATATCGGCGATCTGTTCCGCATCCATATCGGCCACCAGCTGCCAGACCGGCTTGCCGGCCTCCTTGGCGAGCAGATCCCATACGGCATTGACGACAGCGCCTGTGGCCAGATGCATGGCGCCTTTTTCCGGGCCGATCCAGCGGAGCTGGCTGTCGCTGGTCAGGTGCCGCCAGTATTTGCCGGGGTTTTCCAGCACGGTCGCAAGCTCGGTGCCAACCACCAGATGCCGCATCGCCTCGATCGCCATGCAGCAGATGTCGTTGCCGCGACCGATGGTGAAGGTCAGGCCGTGGCCCGCAAGATCAGGCTTGTCGGTGTCGAGAATAACGTAGGCGGCGGAATAATCCGGATCCGGGTTCATCGCATCCGAGCCGTCGAGGCTCTGCGAGGTGGGAAAGCGCAGGTCGAATACGCGGAGATTGGTGATGCGTGTCATGGGAAACTCCTTCTAAATCTCTCGGGCGATCTCTCGGATTATCAACCGAGATCGAATTCTTCCCAGATCGCCGCATTATGCTCGCCGACTTCGGGGGCTGCACGCTCGAATTTCGGTCGTTGCCCATCGACCCGGATGGGAGACCGTGTCGTCGTCAAGGAAACGCCATCGCCGCGACCGACAGTCTGCAACATATCCAGCGCTCCAAATCCTTCACTCTGCAACAGCTCCGGCCAGTCCAGCACCTTTGCGCACCAGATATCCGCCGGCTCGAGGATGGCAAGCCATTCATCGACGGTACGTGTGGCGATGCGCGCCGCAATCAGTGCCTTGATCTCGTCGCGCGCCGTGAACCAGCTTTTCGGATCGTCGCGATAGGGCGCAAGTTCATCCATGCCGAGCAGGTCGGCAAGCTTCGAAATCGGCGTCATGGCAATGGCAAGATAGCCGTCGCTGGCCGGATAGACGCCGTAAGGTGCCGAGAGATAGGCGTGGGCACTGCGGAAACCGGAGCGCTGCGGCAGCTTGTTGCCGCTGTTCAAGTGGACGGTCAGAACTTCCACCTGCAGATCGACCAACGCCTCCAGCAGGCTCGTCTCCACCAACCCGCCCTTGCCAGTGACGCCGCGACGCACCAGCGCCGCAAGAATACCCTGTGCTGCGGCAGCCCCTGCCAGCATATCGCCGATCGCGAGGCCAAACGGCACCGGCCCCTGCCCCTCGTCGCCGTTCAGCCACATGACGCCGGAGCGCGATTGCGCCAGTAAATCCTGCCCGGGGCGAGACACCCAGGGGCCTTCGTCGCCATAGCCGCTGATCGAGCAATAGACGAGCCGCGGATTGATCTCGTTCGCAGCCTCGTACCCCAACCCAAGCCGCTCGATCACGCCGGGCCGAAAATTCTGCACCAGGACATCGGCCTGCGAAATCAGCCGGCGCAGCGCCTGCATGTCGCGCTCGCTCTTCAGGTCGATCGCCAGACTTTCCTTGGAACGGTTGATGGCATGGAAAATAGTCGAATCGCCATTCTCGCCGTCGCTGAGATAAAGCCGGCGGGAAAGATCGCCGCCTCGCGGCCGCTCGATCTTGATGACCCTGGCGCCAAGATCCATCAGCCTGAGGGTGCAATAGGGTCCGGACAGGAACTGGCTCATATCCACGACCAACAGGCCCGCCAGCGGCAATTCCTTTTCCACCACCATCGCTATTTCCGCTCCCCCCACATCGCTCCCGGCAGGCGGCGCACCTCGATATCAATCGCCGCACCCACCGCCTTCAATCTTCTTATGTAAATAGTATTTTCACATATGGATACATTTTGCAAATAAAAAGAGGCGGCGTAGTCGGCCCGTCCTTCGCCACAGACCACGCGAAAATACGCTATAGCTTTCGCACCAACGCGGTTTGTTGAGAGGAGAATTGAGATGACGACAGTCAAATTGCTGGATGATGCGGAAGCCGAGGCTATCCCTGCGGTCAAGGCCGTGTTCGACGACATCCGCACCGTCAGAAAATCCGATTTCGTCAATAATTTCTGGCGCGGCCTTGCCAATGATCCAGCACTTTTGAAGCGGACCTGGGAAGGGCTGAAGGCGGTGATGATGACTGAGGGTGCGCTTGATCCGCTGGTGCGCGAGATGATCTATATCGCCGTATCCACGGCCAATGGCTGCAGCTACTGCGTCCACTCGCATACGGCCGCCGCCAGGGCAAAAGGCATGACGGACACGCAGCATGGCGAATTGCTGGCTGTCATCGGTCTTGCCGGACAGACCAACCATCTGGTGACGGCGATGCAGATCCCCGTCGATCCGGAATTCGACGTCGGCCGCCCCTGATATTGCAAAAAGAGCCCGCCGACATCAGCCGGCGGGCTCCTCGATAGATCACAGGATGTTTTTAGCGATCCGACTTTTCCGTCGCTTGGCCCGTCACCGCAACGGCGACGACATCGACGCCATTGCTGACGGCCAGGAGCCGTTTGCGGACGAGAACGCCCATCACCCGGGCAGCGGTCGAAAAGGTCATCGTATCCAGCGGACCTTCGCCTGCCCAGGGCTTGGTCAGGCGCTCGGTAACCGCCGAAACGATATTGTTCGGCACGATGTCGGTGCATTCGCGCATGGCTTCAAAAACGACGCTGACGGGGAAAATTCTCCCGTCGAACGTCACGATCGGTTCAGTGACCTCCGCATCCCATTCCTCGAATGCATAGAGCGCTTCGCGGAAGAGCTGCTGCAAGGTAATGGGGGCATGACCCTCATGAAGGGGCGGCAAGGCATTCGACATGTCTGTCTCCTTTCAAGTGGAAGTCCGGCGCATAATAAAGAAACTAATCGGCCTCTCGCCGAGGCCCACGCGCTGCTTCTGGGTCTGGCGCACCCCGAAATATTCGATCGGGCAAGCGGCGCGGCAAACCATCTTCTGTAACCGGCGCAACGCGGGAACACACAAAATGTTCCCACCGGTCACTTAACTTGATCAAGTCTATAGATTAATCTCGACTTGAAAAGCCTCTTTCTAAATTTTCTGCAATTCCCTATATTTTTGAATGGCTTCGCCGTAGAGCGAAATCGAACTCTGATTTGATGATACGTGCGAATCCTCTCCTGGTTGCGAGGAGGCAGCCATAAGCAAATGAGCACCCACATGATCATGACGGCACCATGAACCGGAGAAAACTCGGAAGAGTGTTCTGGATAGATCCAATCCATCGCTGATATGCACAATTCGCATGCAATCAGATTCTCGAATGCACAATAATATATCATTCCTATAGAAAATTAGTTCTCCATCGGGCGCAGCTCAAAAAGAGTTTTTCTAAAGTGCGGCGCACAACAAATGATCCTGCTTCGCGTCAATGGCGAGCGTCTGAAATGATTGAGCCTGTCAACGAGACAATGGCGTCTCAATCACATGGAACAGGATTTCCCATGACGAAAAAGTCTTCTCAGGGTCTCGATGCACTGCGCTTCTCGCGCCGGACCGGCCTTGCAGCCCTCATTGCCTCCGCTGTCGCCGTCGTCGGCTTGACGGTCGCCACCCCGTCCTTTGCCGCCGACAAGACGATCAAGGTCGGCATCATCAGTGGTGAAGACGAAGACGTCTGGCGCGTGGTCACCACCGAAGCCGCCAAGAAGGGCCTGAAGATCGAAACCGTCGTCTTCAACGACTACACCCAGCCAAACGAAGCGCTGGAGCGCGGCGAAGTCGACGCCAATGCCTTCCAGCACCAGCCCTATCTCGACAACCAAATCAAGCAGCACAGCTATCACATCGTCCGCGTCGGCTATACGGGCGTCTGGCCGATCGGCCTTTACACCAAGAAGTACAAGACCGTAGCCGAGCTGCCGAAGGGCGCTGTCATCGGCGTGCCGAACGATCCATCCAACGAGGGCCGCGCGCTCCGCGTGCTGCAGAACGAGGGCGTCATCAAGCTCAAGGACGGCACCGGCATTCTCGCCACCATCGCCGATATTGTCGAGAACCCGAAGAATGTCGAAATCAAGGAACTCGACGCCGGCATCGTCGGCCGCTCGATCGACGACCTCGACGCTGCCGTCGTCAACACCGACTGGGCGCTGAAGAGCGGACTTTCGCCGAAAGACCGCATCGCGCAGGAGCCGATCGACGGCAATCCCTACCGCAACTTCATCGCCGTCAAGCAGGGCAATGAGAATGAGGCCTGGGTGAAGACGCTGGTTTCCGCCTACCAGAACGACACGGTCAAGGCCGAATTCGAGAAGGTCTACAAGGGCACTGGTCTCAGCGCCTACTAATAGCAATTCAGCGCCGGGGGCTGCGCTGGGAACCAAGGCGGCATGGGCATCTTTTGCTCCGGCCGCCTTCGGTGTTTTCCGATGGGATGCGATGGAGTGTAGTGAAAGTTGGCTGAGGAGTTCGCGGAGAGTGTGCACCCCCCCTCTGTCACTGCGTGACATCTCCCCCACAAGGGTGGAGATTGTTAACGCGCGGCAAGCCATCGCCAAACAACAAGCATCGCATCTGCTGACACCCAGCTGATTTGATTTATAGAGCGCGCAACATACTCCCAACAATCTCCCCCCTTGTGGGGGAGATGTCACGAAGTGACAGAGGGGGGTGTAACGGGCTCGGCAAACTTAAAGGCTGATTTTTTACAAAGAGAACCACCATGAATTCCTTCATTCCCGCCACCGCCATCGAGGGGCATGCGCCGCCTGGCTCACCGAACAATGACGAGATCATCCGCCTCGTCGATGTCCACCGCCGGTTCGGTACGACTCCGGCGCTCGACGGTGTTTCGCTGAGCGCCCGGCGTGGCGAGATCGTCGGCATTATCGGTCGCAGCGGCGCCGGCAAGTCGACGCTGATCCGCTGCCTGAACGGGCTGGAGCGGGCCGATAGCGGCGAGATCCATATCGAAGGACGAGATATCGCCGACCTGTCGGAAAGGGAACTCCAGCCGTTGCGCCGCCGCATCGGCATGATCTTCCAGCATTTCAATCTGCTGTCGGCAAAGACGGTGGAAGAGAATGTTGCCCTGCCGTTGAAGATCGAAGGTGTGGCCAAGGCCGAGCGCCTGAAACGTGCCCGCGAGCTACTCGATCTCGTCGGTCTCGCCGACAAGGCCAAGGCCTATCCCGCGGCTCTCTCGGGTGGGCAGAAGCAGCGTGTCGGCATTGCCCGGGCACTCGCCGCCCGCCCAGCACTTCTCCTCTCCGACGAAGCCACCTCCGCCCTCGATCCCGAGACAACGCGGTCGATCCTGGCACTACTGAAGGATATCAATCGTAAGCTCGGACTGACCATCCTGCTCATCACCCATGAGATGGAAGTGGTGCGCTCGGTTGCCGATCGGGTCGCCGTCATCGATGCCGGCAGGATCGTCGAGGAGGGAGCCGTCTGGTCGGTGTTTGCCAATCCGCAGGCCGAAATCACAGCAAGCCTGCTCAGCACCATCCGCCCGCAACTCCCCGAGCACATTGCCGAACGGCTGTCGCAGACGCCGGGTGCCGAGGCTATTCTCAGCATCGACCTCGCCGGCCCGGCCGCGCAAGGCGCGCTGTTCGCCGAACTCTCGGCGGCGCTGCCGCATTCCTTCCGCCTCGTTCATGGCGGCATCGACCATATCCAGAATCAGCCCGTCGCCCGCTTCTTCATTGCGGTGCCGACGCGCGACCCAGCGCTGCCGGCGCAGGTGACGGATTTTCTGACGGCCCGGTCCGCCCGGGTGGAGGTTCTAGGCTATGACAACTGACATCATCCTCGGCCTGCTCTGGCGCTCCTTCTGGGAAACCATCTGGATGACCGGCGCATCCGGCCTGCTCTCGCTCGTCATCGGCCTGCCGCTCGGCCTTGCCTTGGTCGTGACCAGCCGCGACGGCATCGCCGAGCAGCTCACCGTCAACCGCATCCTCGCGGCCCTGGTCAACGGCTTCCGCGCCGTACCTTTCGTCATCCTGCTGATCGCACTGATCCCGCTGACCCGGCTGATCGTCGGCACGGCGCTCGGCACCACCGCGCCATCGTGCCGCTCACCATCGCCGCCATCCCCTATTACGCGCGCATCGCCGAGGTATCGCTGCGCGAAGTCGATCGCGGCCTGATCGACGCCGTGCGCGCCATGGGCGGCAATCGCTGGACGATCATCCGCGAAGTGCTGGTGCCGGAAGCCCTGCCCGGCATCGTCGCCGGCTTTACGGTGACACTGGTAACCCTGATCGGTGCTTCCGCCATGGCCGGCACCATCGGCGGCGGCGGCCTCGGTGACCTTGCAATCCGCTATGGCTACCAGCGCTTCGAGACCGGCGTGATGATCGCCGTCGTCGTCGTGCTGATCATCCTCGTCTGCGGCATGCAATGGCTCGGCGACCGTCTGGTCGCCAAGCTCGATCATCGCTAGGCTCAGGACCTACTAAATCGCCTAGCCGAAACCTAGGTTAGGTAGATTTGCAGTGTGAGGAGCCGCTGCCAGTGAGTGATTACAGGGGCGCGGCGTTGATGATTGAGCCTTCCAGAAGGCGAAGGCGCTGCTCGGCGACATGGGCTAAGACGCGGGCTGGTTCCGCGTCGCCCTCACCGAACGCGGGATCACGCCCTGCATCCCATCAAAGGCCAATCGCAAGATCCGGATCGAGTACGACAAGGTCCTCTACCGCCAGCGCCACAAGATCGAGAACATGTTCGGCAGGCGCAAGGACCGGCGGCGCGTCAAAACCCGTTACGACCGACGCGCCCAGACCTTCATGTCCGCCATCTGCGTTTAGGCGTTCGCAGCCGGGTTCATCCATACGATTTCCCAAACATAGCCATCTGGGTCTTCAACGTGGCGGTTATACATGAAGCCAAGATCCTGTGCTGGGTTGGGATCTGCACGACCGCCCGCCGCAACCGCGCTGGTCAGTGTTGCATCGACGGCGTCGCGGTTATCAACGGTGAGGACGATCAATACCTGGCTGTCGCGCCGGGCGTCACCGATCGGACGCGTGGTGAATTCGCGGTAGTGGTCATGGGTCAGCAGCATCACCCCGATCGTGTCCGAGAACATGAGCGAGGTGGAGTTCTCACCCGAAAACTGCGGGTTCACAGTGCCGCCTAGTGCCACGTAGAACGCCGTCGACGCCGACAGGTCACGGACAGGCAGGTTCACGAAAATCATTTTGGACATCAATGTCTCCTTCTCCAGGGCTACGCTATTGTCTTGCTGCAATGTAAGTAGATACAATATATCTTGACGTCAAGATAAATTGTATAAGGGAATATTTGCCATGGATCGCGCCGAGGCCGCAGCTACGCAATGGGCGCGAGCGCGCCGATCTTCCAATGTTGCCCATTGAAACGGTAGGTCGTTTGCTTGATGTCGCCGCACGCGTAATCTGCGGTCATATGAACCCGTTACTCAAAGAAGTGGGCCTGAATGTAGGTGAGTTTGATGTGCTCCTGCCGCTCAGGCGTGCCGGTGGACCCTATATGCGTTCACCTACGTAGCTCTACGGATCGGCAATGATCTCCTCGAGCGGTATGACGAGCAGCTTGGACCGACTAGAATGCGCTGGGCTGGTTGAACGACGCCCCAATCCCAACGACCGACGCGGCAAGAAAATTGCTCACCGGCCTCTAGGTCATTGTCCACGTCAGCAATCACCTCTCCCTTAGAATCAATGAGTCCTGACCCTAGGTGAACGCTTAGCCACGATGACGGAATGCGGCTGCCGGATGACTGGACGGCAGCCGCCCATCGCCCCGGCCGAAGAGCTTCTGGCGCAACGTGCCCTCGGCATAATCCGCCTTGAACAAGCCGCGTTCCTGCAGCACGGGAATGACGAGATCGACGAAATCCCGCAGGCTTTCCGGCGCAACCGTGCGCGCCAGATTGAAGCCGTCGATGCCGCCCTCCTCCATCCATAGCTGAAGACGATCGGCAATTTGTTCGGGCGAGCCAACCATCGGCTTCTGCCGGCTGCCGAGCACCATCTGGTCGATAATC
Encoded proteins:
- a CDS encoding MarR family transcriptional regulator, with the translated sequence MTSSLDRLECAGLVERRPNPNDRRGKKIAHRPLGHCPRQQSPLP
- a CDS encoding VOC family protein produces the protein MSKMIFVNLPVRDLSASTAFYVALGGTVNPQFSGENSTSLMFSDTIGVMLLTHDHYREFTTRPIGDARRDSQVLIVLTVDNRDAVDATLTSAVAAGGRADPNPAQDLGFMYNRHVEDPDGYVWEIVWMNPAANA